A section of the Streptomyces sp. SLBN-118 genome encodes:
- a CDS encoding phosphoglyceromutase translates to MADAPYKLILLRHGESEWNAKNLFTGWVDVNLTEKGEKEAVRGGELLKDAGLLPDVLHTSLQKRAIRTAQLALESADRHWIPVHRSWRLNERHYGALQGKDKAQTLAEFGEEQFMLWRRSYDTPPPVLEDGTEFSQSDDPRYASIPSELRPRTECLKDVVERMLPYWYDGIVPDLLAGRTVLVAAHGNSLRGLVKHLDGISDADITGLNIPTGIPLYYELDADFQPLTKGGQYLDPDAAAAAIEAVKNQGKKK, encoded by the coding sequence ATGGCCGACGCACCGTACAAGCTGATCCTCCTCCGCCACGGCGAGAGCGAATGGAACGCGAAGAACCTGTTCACCGGCTGGGTGGACGTCAACCTGACGGAGAAGGGCGAGAAGGAGGCAGTCCGCGGCGGTGAGCTGCTCAAGGACGCCGGCCTGCTCCCCGACGTACTGCACACCTCGCTCCAGAAGCGCGCCATCCGCACGGCGCAGCTGGCGCTGGAGTCGGCGGACCGCCACTGGATCCCGGTCCACCGCTCCTGGCGGTTGAACGAGCGTCACTACGGCGCGCTGCAGGGCAAGGACAAGGCGCAGACCCTGGCCGAGTTCGGCGAGGAGCAGTTCATGCTCTGGCGCCGCTCGTACGACACCCCGCCGCCGGTTCTCGAGGACGGCACGGAGTTCTCGCAGAGCGACGACCCGCGCTACGCGTCGATCCCCAGCGAGCTGCGTCCGCGCACCGAGTGCCTCAAGGACGTCGTCGAGCGCATGCTGCCGTACTGGTACGACGGCATCGTCCCGGACCTCCTGGCGGGCCGGACGGTCCTGGTCGCCGCGCACGGCAACTCCCTGCGCGGCCTGGTCAAGCACCTCGACGGCATCTCCGACGCGGACATCACGGGCCTGAACATCCCGACCGGCATCCCGCTCTACTACGAGCTGGACGCCGACTTCCAGCCCCTCACCAAGGGCGGACAGTACCTGGACCCGGACGCGGCGGCGGCGGCGATCGAGGCGGTCAAGAACCAGGGCAAGAAGAAGTAA